In the genome of Nonlabens sp. MB-3u-79, one region contains:
- a CDS encoding tetratricopeptide repeat protein, protein MNKKKMKNIIGILWILGSYAFAKAQQTPATNPVYENSIAKAQEYASEGNFNLAEAAYKKAKAVNPQSTDAAYNLGNLYYDNTKKYNASSSYIAAADAATTKEEKHRIFHNQGNLLLENKEYKKAVEAYKNALRNDPTDEETRYNLAIAKKEEEKQGGGGGGGDDEKDKKDDSQSKDQDNKEGDKDEKSDGKNDGKENEKEGDKKKGDGEGDKDQDGKPKDGKDGDGEPKKQDQKAPQRMEGKMTPQQISQILDAMSNEEQKIRDKVNAKKAQGPAKKSEKDW, encoded by the coding sequence ATGAATAAGAAGAAGATGAAAAATATAATAGGCATTTTATGGATTTTGGGTAGTTACGCTTTCGCGAAAGCGCAACAAACACCAGCAACAAATCCAGTATATGAAAACTCGATAGCAAAGGCTCAAGAATATGCAAGTGAAGGAAACTTTAACCTGGCCGAAGCAGCTTATAAAAAAGCAAAAGCAGTAAATCCGCAGAGTACGGATGCAGCTTATAATTTAGGAAATTTGTACTACGACAATACTAAGAAGTACAACGCCTCTAGCAGTTATATTGCGGCTGCTGATGCCGCTACAACTAAAGAAGAAAAACACAGGATTTTTCACAATCAAGGAAATTTGTTGCTGGAAAACAAAGAATATAAAAAGGCAGTAGAGGCATATAAAAATGCGCTGAGAAATGATCCAACAGACGAAGAAACCCGATACAATCTAGCGATTGCTAAAAAAGAAGAAGAAAAGCAAGGCGGCGGCGGTGGCGGTGGCGATGACGAAAAAGACAAGAAAGACGATAGCCAGAGCAAAGATCAGGATAATAAAGAAGGGGACAAAGACGAGAAGTCTGACGGTAAAAACGACGGTAAAGAAAACGAGAAAGAAGGCGACAAGAAAAAAGGGGACGGAGAAGGCGATAAAGATCAAGATGGAAAGCCTAAGGATGGAAAGGATGGCGACGGGGAACCTAAAAAACAAGACCAAAAAGCGCCTCAACGTATGGAAGGTAAAATGACACCGCAACAAATAAGTCAGATACTAGATGCAATGAGTAATGAGGAACAAAAAATTAGAGATAAAGTAAACGCAAAGAAAGCTCAAGGTCCAGCAAAAAAATCTGAAAAAGATTGGTAA
- a CDS encoding BatD family protein, which translates to MKNLIYVVIFLVSSLSLAQVDFTAEASRDKIAINERLRIEFKMNVDGDNFTPPNFIGFQVVAGPSQSVSQSWINGVSSMSKSYTYVLKPNKTGKLTVQQAVMTFDGNEYKTIPQVINVTGAVETPKGPDDQSISADDSVYLVAEVSNSNPYLNEAIRVVYKIYVSNQTGITGWNELDSPKYRDFWSQNIDNRNRQVQNGTYLGQPYRYLVLREAVLYPQKTGILEIEPLTLDVQVQVPTNRRDFFGRPYTTTVSKTVSAGKREITVKNLPALGRPASFTGAVGDFDFKVETDRAQLDAGESLTASISVSGSGNLKLMALPKLKAPQSLEVYDPERKNNVTTNIYGMRGSIADSYTVVPQYGGKYVIPPVEFSYFDPTKEQYFIKNSAEMLLMVDGDAPTTAGANPVASTADETRNVIENNAQFAFIKTETQLENQTKTYFFNTLTYWSVLGGIFLILPLVLLFRGQQEKRHSDVVGNRIRTANKLSKKYLSTAKKNLGNHELFYISLEKSLHNYLKSKLRMQTAEMSKDKVTALLAERGAMEGARKEFIELLASCEFARFTPSSEASMKEDYEKAGRVLNDIDKQIKK; encoded by the coding sequence ATGAAGAATTTGATTTATGTAGTAATTTTTCTAGTAAGCAGTTTAAGTCTGGCACAAGTAGACTTTACGGCTGAGGCCAGTCGCGATAAAATTGCGATAAATGAACGTTTGCGTATTGAATTTAAAATGAACGTGGATGGGGATAATTTTACGCCTCCTAATTTTATCGGATTCCAAGTAGTTGCGGGGCCTAGTCAGTCAGTTTCACAAAGCTGGATCAATGGAGTAAGTAGCATGTCTAAGTCTTATACCTATGTGTTGAAGCCTAATAAGACAGGAAAGCTCACCGTACAGCAAGCGGTCATGACTTTTGATGGAAATGAATATAAAACCATCCCACAAGTGATCAATGTCACTGGTGCGGTAGAAACACCCAAGGGTCCAGATGACCAGTCCATTAGCGCCGATGACAGCGTCTATTTAGTCGCTGAAGTTTCTAATTCCAACCCTTATTTGAACGAAGCCATACGAGTAGTTTATAAAATTTATGTTTCTAATCAGACAGGGATTACCGGTTGGAATGAATTAGACAGTCCCAAATACAGAGACTTCTGGTCACAAAATATTGATAATCGCAATAGACAAGTTCAAAATGGCACCTATTTAGGACAGCCATATCGTTATTTGGTATTAAGAGAAGCCGTATTGTACCCACAGAAAACGGGAATACTAGAAATTGAGCCGCTTACTTTAGATGTTCAAGTTCAAGTGCCTACTAACAGAAGAGACTTTTTCGGAAGACCTTATACCACAACGGTCAGTAAAACGGTCAGTGCGGGTAAACGTGAGATTACTGTTAAGAATTTACCCGCCCTAGGTAGACCAGCAAGTTTTACTGGAGCAGTGGGTGATTTTGACTTCAAAGTAGAAACAGATCGCGCGCAGCTTGATGCTGGGGAAAGTTTAACGGCCAGTATTAGTGTTTCTGGTTCTGGTAATTTAAAGCTGATGGCACTTCCCAAGTTAAAAGCTCCACAAAGTCTTGAAGTATATGATCCAGAACGCAAGAACAATGTGACCACTAACATTTACGGGATGCGTGGCAGTATTGCTGACAGTTATACAGTAGTACCTCAATACGGTGGTAAGTATGTGATTCCACCAGTGGAATTCTCTTATTTTGACCCTACAAAAGAGCAATATTTTATTAAGAATAGCGCTGAGATGTTGTTGATGGTAGATGGAGATGCGCCTACTACGGCAGGAGCAAATCCCGTTGCTTCTACTGCAGATGAAACGAGAAATGTCATAGAGAACAACGCTCAGTTTGCCTTTATTAAAACAGAAACCCAATTAGAAAATCAAACCAAGACCTATTTTTTTAATACGCTAACGTATTGGTCGGTGTTGGGAGGAATATTCTTGATTTTACCACTAGTTCTATTATTCAGAGGACAACAAGAAAAACGTCATTCAGACGTAGTAGGCAATAGAATCAGAACAGCTAATAAATTGAGTAAAAAGTACCTGAGTACTGCTAAGAAGAATTTAGGGAACCACGAGTTGTTTTACATTTCTTTGGAAAAATCTTTGCATAATTACCTCAAATCAAAACTGCGTATGCAAACTGCAGAAATGTCTAAAGATAAAGTAACGGCCTTACTTGCAGAGCGAGGAGCGATGGAAGGTGCTAGAAAGGAATTTATAGAATTGCTAGCAAGCTGCGAGTTTGCGAGGTTTACACCATCTTCTGAAGCCAGTATGAAAGAAGATTATGAAAAAGCGGGTCGCGTTTTAAACGACATTGATAAACAGATAAAAAAGTAA
- a CDS encoding SH3 domain-containing protein — MKKALHIVCLLFVFIANAQDSFELAAFAKANQAYTAENYDLAIAGYEQILKTGQHSAEVYFNLGNAYYKINAVGPAIYNYEKSLQLDSENVDVINNLKFASQMKIDAIEATNTQSLESDLSSFVTALTVDEWAYFSIVILLFTILVAILYFYAQTAGKKRLFFILTFLGILFSAISIAAAFYVKDSLKDQQYAIVYTAEFTTREEPKENSAPSFTLHEGTKVEVLEEFNEWSLVLLSNGSKAWMPLDKIKKL; from the coding sequence ATGAAGAAGGCGTTGCACATAGTATGTTTGCTTTTTGTATTTATAGCTAATGCTCAAGATTCTTTTGAGTTGGCCGCTTTCGCGAAAGCAAACCAAGCATATACAGCCGAAAATTATGACTTGGCTATTGCCGGTTATGAGCAAATTTTAAAAACAGGTCAACATAGTGCTGAGGTATATTTCAATCTAGGGAATGCGTATTATAAAATTAATGCGGTGGGTCCAGCTATTTATAACTATGAAAAATCACTACAACTCGATTCAGAAAATGTAGATGTCATCAACAACCTCAAATTTGCAAGTCAGATGAAAATTGATGCTATAGAGGCTACAAATACGCAAAGTTTAGAGTCTGACCTGTCTAGTTTTGTCACCGCTCTAACTGTTGATGAATGGGCTTACTTTAGTATAGTGATTCTTTTGTTTACGATTTTAGTGGCTATACTTTATTTCTATGCGCAAACCGCAGGTAAAAAACGGCTGTTTTTTATATTGACTTTTTTGGGGATTCTATTTTCAGCAATTTCTATCGCAGCTGCATTTTATGTAAAGGACAGTTTAAAGGACCAGCAATACGCGATCGTTTATACAGCAGAGTTTACTACAAGAGAGGAGCCTAAAGAAAATTCGGCACCTAGTTTCACCCTACACGAAGGCACAAAAGTAGAAGTGCTAGAGGAATTTAATGAATGGTCGCTGGTGCTGCTTTCAAATGGAAGTAAAGCATGGATGCCGCTTGATAAGATCAAAAAGTTATAA
- a CDS encoding SulP family inorganic anion transporter, producing the protein MFKHLKGDLLGGLTAGVVALPLALAFGVQSGMGAIAGLYGAIFIGFFASLFGGTNTQISGPTAPMTAVSMVVIAGIVQVYEGDLSNALPAILAVFIMAGIMQVSLGILKLGRYIKYIPYPVVSGFMTGIGVIILITQLLPAIGYYPAEDQQFVEKFRPAAEEVILKEILKNDIDDNILVLKNYEATIEKAKEITPDQILTASKILAKKDSSGVIGALKTLPTGIQKINWLELGLTLITIFIIFGFKRITTAIPSTLVALLSVSLAVFFMDMEVRKIGEIPTDLPIPNFEIITGFNFTAIVPYVFTALTLAFLGAIDSLLTSVVADNMTKTRHNPNKELIGQGVGNSIAAIFGGIPGAGATIRTVVNINSGGKTKLSGMIAAVMLLIIVVALGGFAENIPSAVLAGILITVGIGVMDYKGLKVLGSIPKSDVVIMLVVLLLTVFWDLVYAVGIGLVIASLIFMKKMGDSNNAKSGIKRLSDAKHMDHADYSRIPAKLREEIFIKELRGPIFFGYTSDFQSMSRDIPPYATHAIIRMKKVPFIDQSGLFAFEDVLQNLVQKGIQPLLIEVQEQPLYRLETIDIIPDLVGKEHVFESYDACLQWIVANVEDTVPALEN; encoded by the coding sequence ATGTTCAAGCATTTAAAGGGAGATTTATTAGGAGGTTTAACCGCTGGAGTTGTAGCCTTGCCTTTAGCGCTAGCTTTTGGAGTGCAATCTGGTATGGGCGCCATCGCTGGATTATATGGAGCCATTTTTATAGGTTTTTTCGCATCGCTTTTTGGCGGAACCAATACACAAATATCAGGTCCTACTGCACCTATGACTGCTGTAAGTATGGTGGTGATCGCAGGAATCGTTCAGGTATACGAGGGTGATTTATCAAACGCACTACCAGCCATTCTTGCTGTATTCATTATGGCTGGAATCATGCAAGTTTCTTTAGGAATCCTTAAACTAGGGAGGTACATCAAATACATTCCTTATCCAGTAGTATCTGGATTTATGACAGGAATAGGAGTCATTATTTTAATCACACAATTGCTTCCTGCCATTGGGTACTACCCAGCAGAAGACCAGCAGTTTGTTGAAAAATTTAGACCGGCTGCAGAAGAAGTTATCCTTAAAGAGATTCTTAAAAATGACATTGACGATAACATTTTAGTCTTAAAAAACTACGAAGCAACTATTGAAAAGGCAAAAGAAATAACCCCAGATCAAATTCTTACGGCTTCCAAAATATTAGCCAAAAAGGACAGTAGCGGGGTCATAGGAGCTTTAAAAACACTACCCACTGGAATTCAAAAAATTAATTGGCTCGAATTAGGACTCACCTTGATTACCATTTTTATTATTTTTGGATTCAAACGTATTACGACTGCTATTCCTTCTACATTAGTGGCATTGCTAAGTGTTTCTCTTGCTGTCTTTTTTATGGATATGGAGGTGCGAAAGATAGGAGAAATCCCTACTGATTTACCTATTCCTAATTTTGAAATCATTACTGGATTTAATTTTACTGCTATTGTGCCCTATGTCTTTACGGCATTGACCTTAGCCTTTTTGGGTGCTATTGATTCTTTGCTAACCAGTGTTGTGGCTGATAATATGACTAAAACTAGACACAATCCAAATAAAGAACTCATAGGTCAGGGAGTTGGAAATAGTATTGCGGCAATCTTCGGAGGTATTCCAGGCGCCGGGGCCACCATACGGACAGTAGTAAATATCAATTCTGGCGGAAAAACTAAACTTTCAGGTATGATCGCGGCAGTAATGCTGTTAATTATAGTCGTTGCTTTAGGAGGGTTTGCTGAGAATATACCTAGTGCAGTTCTTGCTGGAATATTAATTACTGTAGGTATAGGTGTGATGGATTATAAAGGTCTCAAAGTACTAGGTTCCATCCCTAAAAGTGACGTAGTAATCATGTTAGTGGTCTTGCTGCTTACCGTTTTTTGGGATTTGGTTTACGCTGTAGGGATAGGCTTAGTCATAGCCAGTTTGATCTTTATGAAAAAGATGGGGGATTCTAATAACGCAAAATCAGGCATCAAAAGACTATCTGATGCCAAGCATATGGACCATGCAGACTATTCTCGTATTCCAGCTAAATTGAGGGAAGAAATATTCATTAAAGAATTGAGAGGCCCTATTTTCTTTGGCTACACCAGTGATTTTCAATCCATGTCTCGTGATATTCCCCCGTACGCCACCCATGCTATTATTCGCATGAAAAAGGTGCCGTTTATTGATCAGTCCGGGTTATTTGCTTTTGAAGATGTGCTACAGAATTTGGTGCAAAAGGGAATTCAACCCCTGTTGATTGAGGTCCAAGAGCAGCCCTTGTATCGATTAGAAACTATTGATATCATTCCAGACCTGGTAGGAAAAGAGCATGTTTTTGAAAGTTACGATGCTTGTCTTCAATGGATAGTTGCAAATGTGGAAGATACGGTGCCAGCCTTGGAGAATTAA
- a CDS encoding NAD(P)H-dependent glycerol-3-phosphate dehydrogenase: protein MDQTKKVAVIGGGSWATAIVKMLCENLDTVYWYMRSDYAIEYIKRNDHNPSYLSSVEFSPEQLHLSSDINEIVSLADLCIFAVPSAFLSKELENLSVSLKDKIIFSAIKGIVPETGLIVGEHFHEHYNIEFENIGVLTGPCHAEEVALERLSYLTIACADEGKAKFLAERLESDYINCKISDDIIGTEYAAMLKNIYAIAAGIAHGLGYGDNFQSVLMSNAIREMKRFIKKVHKMKRNINDSAYLGDLLVTGYSGFSRNRLFGNMMGKGYTVRSAQMEMNMVAEGYYATKSAFKINEEKGAKTPILDAVYSILYDNKNPKKVFKKLADKLD, encoded by the coding sequence ATGGATCAGACCAAAAAAGTTGCTGTAATTGGCGGTGGTAGTTGGGCGACGGCCATAGTAAAAATGCTTTGCGAAAACCTCGATACCGTTTACTGGTATATGCGCAGCGATTATGCTATTGAATACATCAAACGCAACGATCACAATCCTAGTTATTTGAGCTCTGTAGAGTTCAGTCCAGAGCAATTACATCTTTCTAGCGATATTAATGAAATAGTAAGCCTAGCAGATCTTTGTATATTTGCAGTACCTAGTGCTTTCTTATCTAAAGAATTGGAAAACCTTAGCGTTTCTTTAAAGGATAAAATCATATTCAGCGCGATAAAAGGTATCGTACCAGAAACGGGGCTTATAGTAGGAGAGCATTTCCATGAGCATTACAATATTGAATTTGAAAACATAGGTGTTCTTACAGGTCCTTGTCACGCAGAAGAGGTGGCTTTGGAACGACTTTCTTATCTAACTATCGCTTGTGCAGATGAAGGAAAAGCAAAGTTTCTTGCAGAGCGTTTAGAAAGCGATTACATCAATTGTAAAATCAGTGATGATATTATAGGTACAGAGTATGCAGCAATGCTTAAAAACATCTATGCCATTGCTGCTGGAATAGCACATGGTTTAGGCTATGGAGATAATTTCCAGAGTGTATTGATGAGTAATGCCATACGTGAAATGAAGCGTTTTATCAAGAAAGTGCACAAGATGAAACGCAATATAAATGACAGCGCTTATTTGGGTGACTTGCTGGTAACTGGATATTCTGGATTTTCGCGCAATCGATTGTTCGGTAATATGATGGGAAAAGGATATACCGTAAGAAGTGCACAAATGGAAATGAATATGGTGGCCGAAGGTTATTACGCTACCAAAAGTGCTTTTAAAATCAATGAAGAAAAAGGAGCTAAAACTCCTATTCTAGATGCTGTTTACAGCATTTTATACGATAATAAAAACCCTAAAAAGGTATTTAAAAAGCTAGCTGATAAGCTGGATTAA
- a CDS encoding aldehyde dehydrogenase family protein, with protein sequence MSTLAKDFGMDVALEQLGLKETNHGTSTGNHHFGNGATITSSSPVDGAVIGKLTTTSQEDYEKVVTSAQAAFKDWKMKPAPLRGEIVRQFADELRRLKEPLGKLVSYEMGKSYQEGLGEVQEMIDICDFAVGLSRQLHGLTMHSERPGHRMYEQYHPLGIVGIISAFNFPVAVWAWNTALAWICGDVCIWKPSEKTPLCGVACQNIIATVLKKNNLPEGISCLVNGDHKVGEMMSTDKRVPLLSATGSIRMGRIVASKVAERLGKSLLELGGNNAIIVTPDADIKMTVIGAVFGAVGTAGQRCTSTRRLIVHESMYDKVKEAVVAAYGQLKIGNPLDENNHVGPVIDTDAVANYNHALEQVVKEGGKVLVEGGVLTGAGYESGCYVRPAIAEATNDMKIVQHETFAPVLYLLKYSGTVEDALEQQNGVAQGLSSAIMTNNLREAEHFLSQRGSDCGIANVNIGTSGAEIGGAFGGEKDTGGGRESGSDAWKVYMRRQTNTINYTTELPLAQGIKFDL encoded by the coding sequence ATGTCAACACTTGCAAAAGATTTTGGGATGGATGTTGCTCTAGAGCAATTGGGTCTCAAAGAAACAAATCACGGAACATCAACTGGTAATCATCACTTCGGTAATGGAGCTACCATAACTTCTTCTTCTCCGGTAGATGGAGCAGTTATAGGTAAGCTAACCACTACAAGCCAAGAAGATTATGAAAAAGTAGTTACTAGCGCACAAGCTGCTTTTAAAGACTGGAAAATGAAGCCAGCACCTTTACGCGGTGAAATCGTACGCCAGTTTGCTGATGAATTGCGACGTTTGAAAGAACCACTAGGTAAACTGGTTTCTTATGAAATGGGTAAATCCTATCAAGAAGGTCTAGGAGAGGTACAGGAAATGATCGATATCTGTGATTTTGCAGTAGGTCTTTCTCGTCAGTTGCACGGTTTAACCATGCATTCAGAACGCCCTGGACACAGAATGTACGAGCAATATCATCCATTAGGAATAGTAGGAATCATTAGTGCTTTTAACTTTCCAGTAGCTGTTTGGGCATGGAATACAGCTCTTGCATGGATTTGTGGCGATGTGTGTATCTGGAAGCCAAGTGAAAAAACACCTCTTTGTGGTGTGGCTTGTCAGAATATCATTGCAACCGTTCTTAAAAAAAATAACCTGCCAGAAGGAATTTCTTGTTTAGTAAACGGAGATCACAAAGTAGGGGAAATGATGTCTACAGATAAACGTGTGCCACTTCTAAGCGCAACTGGTTCTATTCGTATGGGAAGAATTGTTGCCAGTAAAGTAGCAGAACGTCTTGGAAAATCATTATTAGAATTAGGTGGTAATAACGCCATTATAGTGACTCCAGATGCCGATATAAAAATGACGGTAATAGGTGCTGTTTTTGGAGCAGTAGGAACTGCTGGACAGCGTTGTACTTCTACACGTCGTCTTATTGTTCATGAATCTATGTACGATAAGGTAAAAGAAGCAGTTGTTGCTGCTTATGGCCAGTTGAAAATAGGTAACCCATTAGATGAGAACAACCACGTAGGTCCAGTAATCGATACCGATGCTGTTGCTAACTACAACCATGCCTTAGAGCAAGTTGTAAAAGAAGGTGGTAAAGTGCTCGTAGAAGGTGGTGTACTTACTGGTGCTGGTTATGAAAGCGGTTGTTATGTAAGACCTGCGATTGCAGAAGCTACTAACGATATGAAAATCGTACAACACGAGACTTTTGCTCCGGTATTGTATTTATTAAAATACTCTGGAACTGTAGAAGATGCTTTGGAACAACAAAACGGTGTAGCACAAGGTTTATCTAGTGCGATCATGACCAATAACCTAAGAGAAGCAGAACATTTCTTATCTCAAAGAGGATCTGATTGTGGTATTGCAAACGTCAACATAGGAACTAGTGGTGCTGAGATAGGTGGTGCCTTTGGTGGTGAAAAAGATACTGGTGGTGGACGTGAGTCTGGATCTGATGCTTGGAAAGTTTATATGCGAAGACAGACCAACACGATCAATTATACTACAGAATTACCTCTTGCACAAGGAATCAAATTTGATTTGTAA
- the folK gene encoding 2-amino-4-hydroxy-6-hydroxymethyldihydropteridine diphosphokinase: protein MKINSISSHHNHKIFIALGSNQGDRKQHLLDASRQIEQRLGLLIKTAGVYEVPAAGFTGGDFLNTCILVHSLKNAQETLTILQHIEREMGRVPRTGDTYEDRVIDLDIVLFDDEIISTDRLQVPHPRMHERNFVMQPLVDIAYKIIHPVLSKNMVELSSSLEPLEKMVDFEIPLSRKRYPIQDLNFIAVEGNIGSGKTSLTQKLSEDFNAKQVLERFADNPFLPLFYEDKERYSFPLEMSFLADRYQQLSDDVAQQDLFKEFTIADYYVIKSLIFSKITLEKEEYSLYKRLFNMMYKELVKPDLYVYLYQTEDRLLENIKKRGRDYEKNIEASYLSQIQQGYAGFIRSQQELKVKVIDVTDLDFVNNQEDYLKVLEKILED from the coding sequence ATAAAAATTAATAGCATCTCTTCTCATCATAATCATAAGATATTCATTGCCTTAGGAAGCAATCAAGGCGATAGAAAACAGCATTTACTAGACGCCTCTCGACAGATCGAGCAACGTCTAGGTCTGTTGATTAAAACAGCTGGCGTTTATGAAGTACCTGCTGCTGGATTTACTGGTGGTGATTTTTTAAACACCTGTATTCTTGTACACAGTCTTAAAAATGCCCAAGAAACGTTAACTATTTTACAGCATATCGAACGTGAAATGGGACGCGTACCTCGCACGGGCGATACTTATGAAGATCGAGTGATTGACTTGGACATTGTATTATTTGATGATGAAATCATATCCACAGACCGTTTACAAGTTCCTCACCCTAGAATGCACGAGCGCAATTTTGTCATGCAACCCCTAGTAGATATTGCTTATAAAATCATCCATCCTGTTCTAAGCAAAAACATGGTGGAACTTTCCAGTAGTCTGGAACCCTTAGAGAAGATGGTGGATTTTGAAATTCCGCTTTCGCGAAAGCGGTATCCTATACAAGACCTCAACTTTATAGCTGTGGAGGGAAATATAGGAAGTGGTAAAACCAGTCTCACGCAAAAATTATCAGAAGATTTTAATGCCAAGCAAGTGCTGGAACGTTTTGCAGACAATCCTTTTTTGCCTCTTTTTTATGAAGATAAAGAACGCTATTCCTTCCCACTAGAAATGTCTTTTCTTGCCGATCGCTACCAGCAACTAAGCGATGATGTCGCACAGCAAGATCTCTTTAAAGAATTCACCATTGCTGATTATTACGTAATCAAATCATTGATATTTAGTAAAATAACGCTAGAAAAAGAAGAGTACTCGCTCTACAAGCGCCTTTTTAATATGATGTATAAAGAACTGGTCAAGCCAGATTTATATGTCTACCTCTACCAGACCGAAGACCGATTGCTAGAAAACATCAAGAAACGAGGTCGGGATTATGAAAAAAATATAGAAGCCAGTTACCTCTCACAAATACAACAAGGCTATGCTGGTTTTATAAGATCGCAACAAGAACTCAAAGTAAAAGTGATCGATGTAACGGATCTTGATTTTGTAAATAATCAGGAGGATTATTTGAAGGTTTTGGAGAAGATCCTAGAGGATTAA
- a CDS encoding queuosine precursor transporter codes for MKTLTGKKLRLAHRIYLVLAAIFICSLVVSNLIFQKFFYWNPFGWFNFEISVGLLPYPVTFLVTDLVSEIYGRRKANDLVLAGIFASVFSLGIIAVADVAPAIDASPIQDAVFNKVFGATTIAVMASMAAYLFAQFIDIQIYHFWKRVTGGKMLWLRNNFSTVFSQFVDTMSVLLLLCYYEVLSWEQFWPLLLAGFLFKMLVAFLDTPLLYGGVFIFRRLFGLKMGEEIKID; via the coding sequence ATGAAGACACTAACTGGTAAAAAACTACGTCTTGCGCATCGCATTTATCTGGTGCTCGCAGCAATTTTTATTTGCTCTCTAGTGGTATCTAATTTGATCTTTCAGAAGTTTTTTTATTGGAACCCGTTCGGTTGGTTCAATTTTGAAATTTCGGTAGGCTTATTGCCATATCCTGTTACCTTTCTAGTTACCGATTTAGTGAGTGAGATTTATGGACGTCGCAAGGCAAATGACCTGGTCCTTGCTGGAATATTTGCATCGGTCTTCAGTCTTGGAATTATAGCTGTGGCAGACGTAGCTCCAGCGATTGACGCAAGCCCTATACAAGATGCTGTTTTTAATAAAGTTTTTGGCGCGACAACTATTGCAGTGATGGCGAGTATGGCCGCTTATTTGTTTGCTCAATTTATAGACATACAGATTTATCATTTTTGGAAAAGGGTTACAGGAGGCAAAATGCTATGGTTGCGCAATAATTTTAGCACTGTATTTTCACAGTTTGTTGACACTATGAGCGTCTTATTATTGTTATGTTATTATGAAGTGTTATCCTGGGAACAATTTTGGCCCTTATTATTGGCAGGATTTCTCTTTAAGATGCTAGTTGCATTTCTTGATACGCCTTTATTATATGGAGGGGTTTTTATTTTTAGACGACTGTTCGGGTTAAAAATGGGAGAAGAAATAAAAATTGATTAA